The Roseofilum reptotaenium CS-1145 genome has a window encoding:
- the rsmI gene encoding 16S rRNA (cytidine(1402)-2'-O)-methyltransferase, protein MRLYIVGTPIGNLEDMTFRAVKVLQSVEAIAAEDTRHTGKLLQHFQIETRQISYYEHNQQQRIPELLALMQEGKEIALVSDAGIPGISDPGYELVQATLKAGFDVIPIPGANAALTALSASGLGSDRFCFEGFLPPKGKSRHQRLEMLKTETRTVILYEAPHRLQATLQDLSATCGEERKITIARELTKLYEQFWRGSLNEAIQYYQEHQPKGEFTLVVAGADISNVELSEAALKAELADLLEQGWSRSQASRHLAQLTNLPKRKLYQMALEL, encoded by the coding sequence ATGAGATTATATATAGTAGGAACGCCCATTGGTAATTTAGAGGATATGACGTTTCGCGCGGTGAAGGTTTTGCAGTCTGTAGAGGCGATCGCCGCTGAAGATACTCGCCATACGGGTAAATTACTCCAACATTTCCAAATCGAAACCCGGCAAATTAGCTATTACGAACATAATCAACAGCAGCGTATCCCGGAACTCTTAGCACTGATGCAAGAGGGAAAGGAGATCGCCTTAGTTAGTGATGCGGGTATTCCCGGCATTTCCGATCCGGGATATGAGTTAGTTCAAGCTACATTAAAGGCTGGATTCGATGTGATTCCCATTCCAGGAGCAAATGCAGCGTTAACCGCTCTATCTGCTTCGGGGTTAGGGAGCGATCGCTTTTGTTTTGAAGGCTTTTTACCTCCCAAAGGGAAATCCCGTCACCAGCGTTTAGAAATGCTCAAAACGGAAACTCGCACTGTGATTCTTTATGAAGCGCCGCACCGCTTGCAAGCAACCCTGCAAGATTTAAGTGCAACTTGTGGAGAAGAGCGAAAAATTACTATTGCTCGCGAATTGACTAAACTCTATGAACAGTTTTGGCGCGGAAGCTTAAACGAAGCTATCCAATATTATCAAGAACATCAACCCAAAGGAGAGTTTACCCTGGTTGTCGCTGGCGCAGATATCAGTAATGTGGAGTTATCCGAAGCCGCACTCAAAGCCGAATTAGCGGACTTATTAGAGCAAGGATGGTCGCGATCGCAAGCCAGTCGCCACTTAGCCCAATTAACCAATCTTCCCAAACGCAAATTGTACCAAATGGCCTTAGAGCTATAG